The Egicoccus sp. AB-alg2 nucleotide sequence CGAGGAGCCGCAGCAGATCGCCCGCCCCCACGGACGAGGTCCCCTGGGTGACGTGGACGACCGCGACGACCACCACGGCGCCCACCGCGAGCGCCCCCACCGCCGCGACCCGGACCGGCCGCACGGGTGCGCTCACTGATGCGGTCGTGTCGGGGGCGTCGGTCCCCGCCCGTCCCGGCGCGAGCGGTCGCGTCACGAGGTGACGGCGGTGACCGTGGCCTCGACGAACTGCTCGACCGAGCGCGGCCCACCGAACATCCAGATGCCGTCGGGCAGGCGGTCGACGTCGCCGCGCTCCACGAAGGGCAGCGACTCCCAGATGGCGTTGCCCGTCAGCCCCTCCGCGAACGGGTCGCCACCGGCCTGGTCGTTGGCGTAGTAGAGGAAGTGCACGTCGCCGAGTCCGTCGAGCCCCTCGACATCCGTCTGCGCCAGGCCGTAGTCGGGGTCGCCCTCGGCGTCCCAGGCGTTGTCCAGGCCGAGCTCCTCGCCGACGGCGCCGGCAAGCGATCCTGGCGTGAACATCCGGATGGAGACGTTGCTGCCTTCCATCCAACCGTCGGCGAGCACGAACGCGTCTCCCTCGGCGCCTGCGTCGGCGATCTGCTGGGCGCCGTCGGCCAGCGCCGCGTCGAGCTCCTCGAGCAACGTCTGTGCCTGCTCGCCGCGACCGACGGCATCGGCGGTCAGCTCGAGGTTGTCGCGCATCTGCTCGATCGGGCGTTCGGCGTCGGCACCGCGCACGACCAGGACGGGGACGAACTCCTCGATCTGTTCGATGATGTTGGGTGCCAGGTCGGTCGTGGAGATCACCAGGTCGGGATCCAGGGCGACGAGCGCGTCGATGCTCGGCTCGCCGCGCATCCCGACGTCCTCCACGCCGTCGTCCAGCGGCGCGGCCTGCACCCAGTTGGTGTAGCCGGTGACGTCGGCGACCCCGACGGGCATGACCCCGAGGCTGACGAGGTTCTCGACGACCCCCCACTCGAGCCCGACCACCTCCGCCGCGGGGGCGTCGAGGCGGAGCTCCTCGCCGCGCGCGTCGGTCAGCGTGACGGGGCCGGCCGGGGCCTCGCCACCGGCGTCCTCGGCCGCCGTGGCGTCGCCCGCCCCGGCGTCCGTCCCCGCGTCGTCCGAGGCGGCGTCCTGCGCGGCCTCCACGCTGCCACAGGCGGTCAGGGCGAGCACGGCACCGGCCGCGAGCACGACGAGTCGGATCCTTCGCATGCGATTCCTCCGCAGAGCGCGGTTCGAGCGGACGGGACGGTCCCGTCCGCGGGGACGTCAGCCGTCGGCGCCGGCCGCGCGGCCACGGCGGCCCAGCGGCCGCGTCGTGACCCGGCGGGTCTCCGGATCGACCGTGACGTCGACGGGGATGCCGTAGGTGTCCGCCAGCGCCTCCCCGGTGAGGACCTCGTGGGGGGCACCCGCCGCCCGGATGCGGCCGCGATGCAGGAGGGCGATCCGGTCGGCGACGTCGGCGGCCTGGTTGAGGTCGTGGAGCACGACCCCGATGGCGACCCCGTGGTCGTCCGCGAGGGCGCGGACGAGGTCGAGCATCTCGACCTGGTAGCGCAGGTCGAGGTGGTTGGTCGGCTCGTCGAGGAGCAGCACGCCCGTGTCCTGGGCGAGACAGGTCGCGAGCCAGACGCGCTGCAACTCCCCACCGGACAGTTCGTCGACACCGCGGTCGGCGAAGTCGGCCACGCCGGTGACGGCCATCGCCTGTGTGACGGCGGCGGGACCGTGCGGGTCGTCGCCACGGAAGCGGCCGCGGTGCGGATGTCGGCCGTAGGTGACCACGTCCCGGACCCGCACACCCGTCGGCGTCGGCCGGTTCTGGGCGAGCAGGGTCACCCGCCGCGCGAACGCCCGGGGGCTCAGGTCGTCCGCCGTCGCGCCATCCGCGAGGCGGATCGTCCCCCGTGTCGGGCGGTGCAGTCGGGCCAGGGCGCGCAACAGCGTCGACTTGCCACTGCCGTTGGGACCGACGAGCGCGAGCACCTCACCGGCGACGAGCCGTAACGACGCCTCGGCGACGACCGGCCGATCCCCGTAACCGAGGTGCAGGGCCTCGCC carries:
- a CDS encoding ABC transporter substrate-binding protein, which produces MRRIRLVVLAAGAVLALTACGSVEAAQDAASDDAGTDAGAGDATAAEDAGGEAPAGPVTLTDARGEELRLDAPAAEVVGLEWGVVENLVSLGVMPVGVADVTGYTNWVQAAPLDDGVEDVGMRGEPSIDALVALDPDLVISTTDLAPNIIEQIEEFVPVLVVRGADAERPIEQMRDNLELTADAVGRGEQAQTLLEELDAALADGAQQIADAGAEGDAFVLADGWMEGSNVSIRMFTPGSLAGAVGEELGLDNAWDAEGDPDYGLAQTDVEGLDGLGDVHFLYYANDQAGGDPFAEGLTGNAIWESLPFVERGDVDRLPDGIWMFGGPRSVEQFVEATVTAVTS
- a CDS encoding ABC transporter ATP-binding protein → MALRSTAEPAAPSAVEAAPPVLGPENAASATAALRGEALHLGYGDRPVVAEASLRLVAGEVLALVGPNGSGKSTLLRALARLHRPTRGTIRLADGATADDLSPRAFARRVTLLAQNRPTPTGVRVRDVVTYGRHPHRGRFRGDDPHGPAAVTQAMAVTGVADFADRGVDELSGGELQRVWLATCLAQDTGVLLLDEPTNHLDLRYQVEMLDLVRALADDHGVAIGVVLHDLNQAADVADRIALLHRGRIRAAGAPHEVLTGEALADTYGIPVDVTVDPETRRVTTRPLGRRGRAAGADG